In Streptomyces sp. RFCAC02, the following proteins share a genomic window:
- a CDS encoding bifunctional SulP family inorganic anion transporter/carbonic anhydrase yields the protein MSACAPRRADLFASVSVFLIALPFALGIALATGAPLQAGLVAAAVGGIVAGSLGGSPLMVSGPAGGLTVVTAELIQQYGWRTTCAITALAGVVQLTLSACRAARSALVVSPAIVHGMLAGVGVTIALAQLHVVLGGSPESSAAANLQALPRQLASPGGAALAVGAVTVGALLLWPRLPGRTGTALRKAVPAALAAVILGTFLARAAGFRMEQADLPSWSSHTLPELPDGPVLGLLAAVLTVTLVASVESLLSAVAMDKLTAIRQRSGGAPVARTDFDRELRGQGTANIVSGLFGGLPIAGGAVRSTTNVSAGATGRASAVLHGCWIVLAAGLLVGLIEFIPLAALAALVMVVGVQMVNVRHIRSIARHREVLVYAATGLAVTLLGVLQGVGIGAAVAVGVALHRLARTRIEHERAADGAHHVRVRGQLTFLAVPRLSRTLALIPERGRATVELDGTFMDHAAYETLHDWRTSYTATGGEVEVIGSSGQRIGEQEPVHNCRPWQPWRNHQCTGAPHSGVTERSAGGTRGRGDDRARAHGHGHAPEGDHDQLISGVRNFQRTTAPLLRRELARLAHEGQRPTQLFLACADSRVVTSMITSSGPGDLFTVRNVGNLVPLPGAGSADHSVAAAIEYAVDILGVRTITVCGHSGCGAMQALQQPPTGGDGGALERWLRHGRPSVERMAAWNGSAPRLDRRPTTDALETLVLTNVVQQLDHLARHACVARRLADGTLELRGMYFHVGEAQAYVLERGGAAVPVFSAVEPLPEAAPQTVAG from the coding sequence ATGTCCGCCTGCGCCCCACGCCGGGCCGATCTCTTCGCGTCGGTCTCGGTCTTCCTGATCGCCCTCCCCTTCGCCCTGGGCATCGCCCTCGCCACCGGCGCCCCGCTCCAGGCCGGCCTGGTGGCCGCCGCCGTCGGCGGCATCGTCGCCGGGTCGCTCGGCGGATCACCGCTCATGGTCAGCGGCCCCGCCGGCGGCCTCACGGTCGTCACGGCCGAGCTGATCCAGCAGTACGGCTGGCGCACCACCTGCGCCATCACGGCCCTCGCGGGCGTCGTCCAGCTCACGCTCTCCGCCTGCAGGGCGGCCCGGTCGGCCCTCGTCGTGAGCCCGGCGATCGTGCACGGCATGCTCGCCGGCGTCGGTGTCACCATCGCGCTCGCCCAGTTGCACGTCGTCCTGGGCGGCAGCCCGGAGAGTTCCGCCGCTGCCAACCTCCAGGCGCTCCCCCGGCAGCTCGCCTCCCCCGGCGGCGCCGCGCTCGCCGTCGGCGCCGTGACCGTCGGCGCCCTGCTGCTGTGGCCCCGGCTGCCCGGCCGCACCGGCACGGCGCTGCGGAAGGCGGTTCCCGCCGCGCTCGCCGCCGTCATCCTCGGCACCTTCCTGGCCCGGGCGGCCGGTTTCCGGATGGAACAGGCCGATCTGCCGTCGTGGAGCAGCCACACCCTGCCCGAGCTGCCCGACGGACCGGTCCTCGGCCTCCTCGCCGCCGTCCTCACCGTCACCCTCGTCGCCAGCGTGGAGTCGCTGCTCTCGGCGGTGGCGATGGACAAGCTGACGGCGATCCGACAGCGCTCCGGCGGAGCGCCCGTCGCCCGCACCGACTTCGACCGCGAGCTGCGCGGCCAGGGCACCGCGAACATCGTCTCCGGCCTGTTCGGCGGCCTGCCCATCGCGGGCGGTGCCGTCCGCAGCACGACGAACGTGTCCGCCGGAGCCACCGGGCGCGCCTCGGCCGTCCTGCACGGCTGCTGGATCGTGCTCGCCGCCGGCCTGCTGGTCGGGCTGATCGAGTTCATCCCGCTCGCGGCGCTCGCCGCGCTCGTGATGGTCGTCGGCGTCCAGATGGTGAACGTCCGGCACATCCGCAGCATCGCCCGGCACCGCGAGGTCCTCGTGTACGCGGCGACCGGCCTCGCCGTCACGCTGCTCGGCGTCCTGCAGGGTGTCGGGATCGGCGCGGCGGTGGCCGTGGGCGTGGCCCTGCACCGCCTCGCGCGCACCCGGATCGAGCACGAGCGCGCGGCCGACGGTGCGCACCACGTGCGCGTCCGCGGCCAGCTCACGTTCCTCGCGGTGCCCCGCCTCAGCAGGACCCTGGCGCTGATCCCCGAGCGCGGCAGGGCCACCGTCGAGCTGGACGGCACGTTCATGGACCACGCCGCCTACGAGACGCTGCACGACTGGCGGACCTCGTACACGGCCACGGGCGGCGAGGTCGAGGTCATCGGCAGCTCGGGGCAGCGCATCGGCGAGCAGGAGCCCGTGCACAACTGCCGGCCCTGGCAGCCCTGGCGCAACCACCAGTGCACCGGCGCCCCGCACTCCGGCGTCACGGAGCGGTCCGCCGGCGGCACGCGGGGGCGGGGCGACGACCGTGCCCGTGCTCACGGACACGGCCACGCCCCCGAGGGCGACCACGACCAGCTCATCAGCGGCGTGCGCAACTTCCAGCGCACCACCGCCCCCCTGCTGCGGCGGGAGCTCGCCCGCCTCGCGCACGAGGGCCAGCGGCCGACCCAGTTGTTCCTGGCCTGCGCGGACTCGCGGGTCGTCACCAGCATGATCACGTCCAGCGGCCCCGGCGACCTCTTCACCGTCCGGAACGTCGGCAACCTCGTCCCCCTCCCCGGCGCCGGGTCCGCGGACCACTCGGTGGCCGCCGCCATCGAGTACGCCGTGGACATCCTCGGCGTGCGGACGATCACGGTGTGCGGGCACTCCGGCTGCGGCGCCATGCAGGCGCTCCAGCAGCCCCCGACCGGAGGTGACGGCGGCGCGCTGGAGCGGTGGCTGCGGCACGGCCGGCCGAGCGTCGAGCGCATGGCCGCGTGGAACGGCTCCGCGCCCCGCCTCGACCGGCGGCCCACCACCGACGCGCTGGAGACGCTCGTCCTCACCAATGTGGTGCAGCAGCTCGACCACCTCGCGCGCCACGCGTGCGTGGCCCGGCGGCTCGCCGACGGCACGCTCGAACTGCGCGGGATGTACTTCCACGTCGGCGAGGCCCAGGCGTACGTCCTGGAGCGCGGTGGTGCCGCGGTGCCCGTCTTCAGCGCGGTCGAGCCCCTGCCGGAGGCCGCGCCGCAGACGGTGGCCGGCTGA
- a CDS encoding ATP-binding protein, which yields MKIAFVGKGGSGKTTLSSLFVRHLAARSVPVTAVDADINQHFGVALGLSEEAAAAVPPLGGHLPFLKDHLRGDNPRIQSAATMIKTTPPGEGSRLLRLGEDNPVFDACARTVPLDGTGGGTARLLVTGPFTADDLGVACYHSKTGAVELLLNHLVDGRDEYVVVDMTAGSDSFASGMFTRFDMTFLVAEPTRKGVSVYRQYRDYARGYGIGLRVIGNKVQCPDDLAFLREQVGDDLLVSFGHSDWVRALERGAPRPFSGLEPAARRALGTVHEAADVSYERRDWVRYTQQMVHFHLKNAAGWGNERTGVDLAAQVDPGFVLGEPAGAGWGRQPV from the coding sequence ATGAAGATCGCTTTCGTTGGCAAGGGGGGCAGCGGCAAGACGACGCTGTCCTCGCTGTTCGTCCGCCATCTGGCCGCGCGGAGCGTTCCCGTGACGGCCGTGGACGCCGACATCAACCAGCATTTCGGCGTGGCCCTCGGCCTGTCGGAGGAGGCCGCGGCCGCCGTCCCCCCGCTCGGCGGGCACCTGCCGTTCCTCAAGGACCACCTGCGCGGGGACAATCCGCGCATCCAGTCGGCCGCGACCATGATCAAGACGACGCCGCCCGGCGAGGGATCACGGCTGCTGCGGCTCGGCGAGGACAACCCGGTGTTCGACGCCTGCGCGAGGACCGTGCCGCTCGACGGCACCGGCGGCGGGACGGCGCGCCTGCTGGTGACCGGCCCGTTCACCGCGGACGACCTCGGCGTCGCCTGCTACCACTCCAAGACCGGGGCCGTGGAGCTGCTGCTGAACCACCTGGTCGACGGCCGGGACGAGTACGTGGTGGTGGACATGACGGCCGGGAGCGACTCGTTCGCCTCCGGCATGTTCACGCGGTTCGACATGACGTTCCTCGTGGCCGAGCCGACGCGCAAGGGCGTCTCCGTGTACCGCCAGTACCGCGACTACGCCCGGGGCTACGGGATCGGTCTCCGCGTCATCGGGAACAAGGTGCAGTGCCCCGACGACCTGGCGTTCCTCCGGGAGCAGGTGGGGGACGACCTGCTCGTGTCCTTCGGCCACTCGGACTGGGTGCGCGCCCTGGAGCGCGGCGCGCCGCGGCCGTTCAGCGGCCTGGAACCGGCCGCCCGCCGGGCACTCGGCACCGTGCACGAGGCGGCGGACGTGTCGTACGAGCGGCGCGACTGGGTGCGGTACACCCAGCAGATGGTGCACTTCCACCTGAAGAACGCCGCCGGCTGGGGCAACGAGCGCACCGGGGTCGACCTGGCCGCGCAGGTCGACCCCGGTTTCGTGCTGGGCGAGCCGGCGGGCGCCGGCTGGGGCCGGCAGCCCGTCTGA
- a CDS encoding Fic family protein codes for MNADTPSDPLAPLGDLPGVAAAVASVRAAVDRVHGHRVMRRRSPEVAAESALRGARASAALDGADWALEEVRRRSDFGADDAARTVGAALRLTGEAGQALDVWRVSPLRVLARLHLLAAGDARASVGRPRTGGEPVDEPALAGLGVPVPPPDEVAARLDALGRLVVAGTRAPALVQAAVVHGELLALRPFTSYNGQVARAAQRIVLVAAGLDPKGAVPTEVGHAEEGRDAYLAALAGYATGTPGGVAEWIAHCGRAAELGARESVAVCEALQRGA; via the coding sequence ATGAACGCCGACACACCGTCCGACCCGCTGGCCCCCCTCGGCGACCTGCCCGGCGTGGCCGCCGCCGTCGCGTCCGTCCGCGCGGCCGTCGACCGGGTCCACGGACACCGCGTCATGCGCCGCCGCAGCCCCGAGGTCGCCGCCGAGTCCGCGCTGCGCGGCGCCCGCGCGTCGGCCGCGCTCGACGGGGCCGACTGGGCGCTCGAAGAGGTCCGCAGACGCAGCGACTTCGGCGCGGACGACGCGGCGCGGACCGTCGGCGCCGCGCTGCGCCTCACCGGGGAGGCGGGGCAGGCGCTCGACGTCTGGCGGGTCTCGCCGCTGCGTGTCCTCGCACGGCTGCACCTGCTCGCGGCGGGCGACGCGCGGGCGTCGGTCGGCAGGCCGAGGACCGGCGGCGAACCGGTGGACGAGCCCGCCCTCGCCGGCCTCGGCGTGCCGGTGCCGCCGCCGGACGAGGTCGCCGCGCGCCTCGACGCGCTCGGCCGTCTCGTCGTCGCCGGCACCCGGGCGCCCGCGCTCGTGCAGGCCGCCGTGGTGCACGGCGAGCTGCTCGCGCTGCGGCCCTTCACCTCGTACAACGGGCAGGTCGCGCGGGCGGCGCAGCGGATCGTGCTGGTCGCCGCCGGCCTCGACCCGAAGGGGGCCGTACCGACCGAGGTGGGCCACGCGGAGGAGGGGCGTGACGCCTACCTGGCGGCCCTCGCCGGCTACGCCACCGGCACGCCCGGGGGCGTCGCCGAGTGGATCGCGCACTGCGGGCGCGCCGCGGAGCTGGGGGCGCGGGAGTCCGTGGCGGTGTGCGAGGCCCTGCAGCGCGGCGCGTGA
- a CDS encoding HAD family hydrolase, producing MEILPRPRTAAFFDLDKTVIAKSSTFTFSRHFYQGGLINRRAVLRTAYAQFVYLVGGADHDQMERMREYLSALCRGWNVQQVKEIVAETLHQVIDPIIYDEAASLIERHHAAGRDVVIVSSSGSELVEPIGELLGADRVVATRMVVEDGRYTGEVEYYAYGPTKAEAIAGLAASEGYDLDRCYAYSDSVTDIPMLESVGHPHAVNPDRALRREALAREWPVLTFERPVRLKQRVPSLPPRPALAVGAAVAAAACAAGFVWYASRRRTARALTATRP from the coding sequence GTGGAAATCCTGCCCCGGCCACGTACCGCCGCCTTCTTCGACCTCGACAAGACCGTCATCGCGAAGTCGAGCACCTTCACCTTCAGCAGGCACTTCTACCAGGGCGGCCTCATCAACCGGCGTGCCGTACTGCGCACCGCGTACGCGCAGTTCGTCTACCTGGTCGGCGGCGCCGACCACGACCAGATGGAGCGCATGCGGGAGTACCTGTCCGCGCTCTGCCGCGGGTGGAACGTCCAGCAGGTCAAGGAGATCGTCGCCGAGACCCTGCACCAGGTGATCGACCCGATCATCTACGACGAGGCCGCCTCCCTGATCGAACGGCACCACGCCGCCGGCCGGGACGTCGTCATCGTCAGCTCGTCCGGCTCCGAGCTGGTCGAGCCCATCGGCGAACTCCTCGGCGCCGACCGCGTCGTCGCCACCCGCATGGTCGTCGAGGACGGCCGCTACACCGGCGAGGTCGAGTACTACGCCTACGGCCCGACCAAGGCGGAGGCCATCGCGGGCCTCGCCGCATCGGAGGGCTACGACCTGGACCGCTGCTACGCGTACAGCGACTCCGTCACCGACATCCCGATGCTGGAGTCGGTCGGCCACCCCCACGCCGTCAACCCCGACCGCGCCCTGCGCCGGGAGGCGCTGGCCCGCGAGTGGCCCGTGCTGACGTTCGAGCGCCCCGTGCGTCTCAAGCAGCGCGTGCCGTCCCTGCCGCCGCGCCCCGCCCTCGCCGTCGGCGCCGCCGTGGCCGCCGCCGCGTGCGCCGCGGGGTTCGTCTGGTACGCGAGCCGGCGCCGCACGGCGCGCGCCCTCACCGCCACGCGCCCCTGA
- the ssd gene encoding septum site-determining protein Ssd, with the protein MTESILIFTEDDGTLDDLLRLCAAAGAEPEVVHGGTVPAGRWERAPLVLLGDDRALARPGPEQWPGRRPGVVLVGRDLDDHTVWERGLALGVEQVVHLPGDEPWLAERIAEAVEPGAPAPAVGVIGGRGGAGASTLACALAVTAAATGLRTTLIDCDPLGGGLDVVLGSEGAAGPRWPALLSARGRLPGRVLDESLPRAHGVRLLSWDRSDAAPLSADAMRSVLAAARRGGGLVVLDLPRTADEAAHAALTQLDLGLLVVPGDLRALAAARRVIATTGSRVRDLRIVARPGAGHGLTGEELSRLLDLPLAGELPDEPGLAAAAERGDPPGRHTRGVLARFCTALLNRSTVAAEVAA; encoded by the coding sequence ATGACCGAATCCATTCTGATTTTCACCGAGGACGACGGGACGCTCGACGACCTGCTGCGGCTGTGCGCCGCGGCCGGCGCCGAACCGGAGGTGGTCCACGGCGGCACGGTGCCGGCCGGGCGGTGGGAGCGCGCGCCGCTCGTCCTGCTCGGGGACGACCGCGCCCTCGCCCGGCCCGGGCCGGAACAGTGGCCCGGGCGCCGGCCCGGTGTGGTGCTGGTCGGACGCGATCTCGACGACCACACCGTGTGGGAACGGGGGCTCGCGCTCGGCGTCGAGCAGGTCGTCCACCTCCCGGGCGACGAGCCCTGGCTCGCCGAGCGCATCGCCGAGGCCGTCGAACCGGGCGCGCCCGCGCCTGCCGTCGGCGTCATCGGCGGCCGGGGCGGCGCCGGCGCCTCCACCCTCGCCTGCGCGCTGGCCGTCACCGCCGCCGCGACGGGGCTGCGGACCACACTGATCGACTGCGATCCGCTCGGCGGCGGCCTCGACGTGGTGCTCGGCAGCGAGGGCGCGGCGGGACCGCGCTGGCCGGCGCTGCTCTCCGCACGCGGCAGGCTGCCCGGCCGCGTGCTGGACGAGTCGCTGCCCCGGGCGCACGGAGTGCGGCTCCTCAGCTGGGACCGCTCGGACGCGGCGCCGCTGTCCGCCGACGCCATGCGGTCCGTCCTTGCCGCCGCACGGCGCGGCGGCGGCCTCGTCGTCCTCGACCTCCCCAGGACCGCGGACGAGGCGGCCCACGCTGCCCTCACCCAGCTCGACCTCGGACTGCTCGTCGTGCCGGGCGACCTGCGGGCGCTGGCCGCCGCGCGGCGCGTGATCGCGACCACGGGCTCCCGCGTGCGGGACCTGCGGATCGTGGCCCGCCCGGGCGCCGGCCACGGCCTCACGGGCGAGGAGCTGAGCCGGCTGCTCGATCTCCCGCTCGCCGGGGAGCTGCCCGACGAGCCCGGGCTCGCCGCCGCGGCGGAACGGGGCGATCCACCGGGCCGTCACACCCGCGGCGTCCTCGCCCGCTTCTGCACCGCCCTGCTGAACCGCAGCACGGTCGCCGCGGAGGTGGCCGCGTGA
- a CDS encoding TadA family conjugal transfer-associated ATPase, which produces MNAVTPNPGVGSLDAAELRDLLDGVRLRLAAAGDDPTPGRVAAALRAQGRLLGDSAVLSVVRALRSELVGAGPLQSLLAEPEVTDVLVNGPDEVWVDRGHGLERTGVRFPDAAEIRRLAQRLAAAAGRRLDDARPWADIRLPDGTRMHAVLPPVVVGPPCLSLRVVRPRAFSLDELTAAGTVPPGGASLLRTLVAARLSFLVTGGTGSGKSTLLAGLLGLAGPDERIVLVEDSAELRPAHPHVVRLETRPANQEGAGRIALRDLVRQALRMRPDRLVVGECRGPEVLDLLSALNTGHGGCGTLHANAAADVPARLEALGSTAGLPRAALHSQVAAALSVVIHLARDRTSGRRRIAEIHVFQQDADGLVGTVPAARWGVDGFVREAGWARLAELCARAGEAL; this is translated from the coding sequence GTGAACGCCGTCACCCCGAACCCTGGCGTCGGTTCCCTCGACGCCGCCGAACTGCGGGACCTGCTCGACGGCGTCCGGCTGCGCCTCGCCGCAGCGGGCGACGACCCGACGCCCGGCCGTGTCGCCGCGGCGCTCAGGGCGCAGGGCAGGCTGCTCGGCGACAGCGCCGTCCTGTCCGTCGTCCGCGCCCTGCGCTCCGAGCTGGTCGGCGCAGGCCCCCTCCAATCCCTGCTCGCCGAGCCGGAGGTGACGGACGTCCTGGTCAACGGACCCGACGAGGTATGGGTCGACCGGGGCCACGGCCTGGAGCGGACCGGCGTCCGCTTCCCGGACGCCGCCGAGATCCGGCGGCTCGCGCAGCGGCTCGCGGCCGCGGCCGGCCGCCGTCTCGACGACGCGAGGCCCTGGGCCGACATCCGGCTGCCCGACGGCACCCGCATGCACGCGGTGCTGCCGCCCGTCGTCGTCGGCCCGCCGTGCCTGTCACTGCGCGTCGTGCGGCCCAGGGCCTTCTCACTGGACGAGCTGACGGCGGCGGGCACCGTGCCGCCCGGCGGCGCGTCCCTGCTGCGGACCCTCGTCGCGGCCCGGCTGTCGTTCCTCGTGACCGGCGGCACCGGGTCCGGCAAGAGCACCCTGCTCGCCGGTCTCCTCGGCCTCGCCGGGCCGGACGAACGCATCGTCCTGGTCGAGGACTCCGCCGAACTGCGGCCCGCCCACCCCCACGTCGTCCGTCTGGAGACCCGGCCGGCCAATCAGGAGGGAGCCGGCCGGATCGCCCTGCGCGACCTCGTGCGGCAGGCGCTGCGCATGCGCCCGGACCGCCTGGTGGTCGGCGAGTGCCGAGGCCCGGAGGTGCTCGACCTGCTCAGCGCCCTCAACACGGGGCACGGCGGCTGCGGCACCCTGCACGCCAACGCCGCGGCCGACGTGCCGGCGCGCCTCGAAGCGCTCGGCAGCACCGCGGGACTGCCCCGGGCCGCACTGCACAGCCAGGTCGCCGCCGCCCTCTCCGTGGTCATCCACCTGGCCAGGGACCGGACCTCGGGGCGGCGCAGGATCGCCGAGATCCATGTGTTCCAGCAGGACGCGGACGGGCTCGTCGGGACGGTGCCCGCTGCGCGCTGGGGCGTGGACGGGTTCGTCCGCGAGGCGGGCTGGGCACGGCTCGCCGAACTGTGCGCACGGGCGGGTGAGGCGCTGTGA
- a CDS encoding type II secretion system F family protein — protein sequence MTALTAQLPHLTAALCVGAGAWLLADGPPSRRALLLGPVSGPPYGWRTRGTGLWRRRWARRSPPGGLDARERRLALGCVAAGMLLALWGRSVLPLPMGAALVPLAVRLRRRRADRRAADLRRKGVVTFCASLAGEVRAGHPPARALITAASDGLADEAEAVRAAAHYGGDIPEALRRAAERPGAEGLRGVVACWQVAVDGGASLAGGLEKVAETLRAEQAQREELRAQLAGPRATAFMLAVLPVLGILLGAALGVRPLEILLHTPLGLGCLLAGAALEWAGIAWVAAIVRRAERVAS from the coding sequence GTGACCGCCCTGACCGCACAGCTCCCCCACCTCACGGCCGCCCTGTGCGTCGGCGCGGGCGCCTGGCTGCTCGCCGACGGGCCGCCGTCCCGCCGGGCACTGCTGCTCGGCCCGGTGAGCGGCCCGCCGTACGGGTGGCGCACCCGGGGCACCGGCCTGTGGCGACGCCGGTGGGCGCGCCGGTCACCGCCAGGCGGTCTCGATGCCCGCGAACGGCGGCTCGCGCTCGGCTGCGTGGCGGCGGGCATGCTGCTCGCGCTGTGGGGCCGATCGGTCCTGCCCCTGCCCATGGGCGCCGCGCTCGTGCCGCTCGCCGTCCGCCTCCGGCGGCGGCGCGCGGACCGGCGTGCTGCCGACCTGCGGCGCAAGGGTGTCGTCACCTTCTGCGCGTCCCTGGCGGGCGAGGTCAGGGCGGGGCACCCGCCCGCCCGCGCCCTGATCACGGCGGCGTCCGACGGGCTGGCGGACGAGGCCGAGGCCGTCCGGGCCGCCGCCCACTACGGCGGCGACATCCCGGAGGCGCTCCGCCGTGCCGCCGAGCGGCCGGGTGCCGAGGGGCTGCGCGGGGTCGTCGCCTGCTGGCAGGTTGCGGTCGACGGCGGCGCGTCGCTCGCCGGCGGCCTCGAAAAGGTCGCCGAGACGCTGCGCGCTGAACAGGCGCAGCGCGAGGAGCTCAGGGCGCAGCTCGCCGGCCCGCGCGCGACGGCGTTCATGCTCGCCGTACTGCCCGTCCTCGGGATCCTGCTCGGCGCGGCCCTCGGCGTGCGGCCCCTGGAGATCCTGCTCCACACCCCGCTCGGTCTCGGCTGCCTGCTGGCCGGCGCGGCTCTGGAGTGGGCCGGGATCGCCTGGGTCGCGGCCATCGTCCGCCGCGCGGAACGGGTGGCGTCGTGA
- a CDS encoding type II secretion system F family protein — protein MTGHAAQAAATVVAAAVLTVSVSALAGTAVRALRGHRLRVRVGALDGERRPPLLRGVVDRLRRDRERPDPALPLATGLLAACLAAGAAPGTAAGAVGAALDGPLDGPVGDRLRTACAELRLGGDPAAVWRRFSRLRGAAGLARRLETADTGGVPVAETVTAEAAAGRERRGRAAQAAARRAAVLVTGPLGLCFLPAFLLIGVVPVVIGLTKELL, from the coding sequence GTGACCGGGCATGCGGCACAGGCCGCCGCGACCGTCGTGGCGGCCGCCGTCCTCACCGTCTCGGTGTCCGCCCTCGCGGGCACGGCCGTCCGCGCGCTCCGCGGCCACCGGCTCCGCGTACGCGTCGGGGCGCTGGACGGCGAGCGCAGGCCCCCGCTCCTGCGGGGCGTCGTCGACCGGCTGCGCCGGGACCGGGAACGGCCCGATCCGGCGCTGCCGCTGGCCACCGGACTCCTGGCCGCCTGCCTCGCGGCGGGCGCGGCCCCCGGCACCGCGGCCGGGGCGGTCGGCGCGGCCCTCGACGGGCCGCTCGACGGGCCGGTCGGCGACCGGCTGCGGACCGCGTGCGCCGAGCTCCGGCTCGGCGGCGATCCGGCCGCCGTGTGGCGGCGGTTCAGCCGGTTGCGCGGTGCCGCCGGGCTGGCCCGGCGCCTGGAGACCGCGGACACCGGCGGCGTGCCGGTCGCCGAGACCGTCACGGCCGAGGCGGCCGCGGGCCGGGAGCGGCGCGGCCGCGCGGCCCAGGCCGCCGCCCGGCGGGCGGCCGTGCTGGTGACCGGCCCGCTGGGCCTCTGCTTCCTTCCCGCTTTTCTGCTCATCGGTGTGGTGCCCGTCGTCATCGGGCTGACAAAGGAGTTGCTGTGA
- a CDS encoding DUF4244 domain-containing protein, translating to MSTAEYAVGTIAAAALATVLYQVVTSGAVSDALLGLVERALDAQL from the coding sequence ATGAGCACGGCGGAGTACGCCGTCGGGACGATCGCGGCCGCCGCACTGGCCACCGTCCTCTACCAGGTCGTCACCTCGGGGGCGGTGAGCGATGCGCTGCTGGGACTGGTCGAGCGGGCGCTCGACGCGCAGCTCTGA
- a CDS encoding TadE family type IV pilus minor pilin → MRCWDWSSGRSTRSSDRGYVTAETAIVAPALVLLLGALLWGLGAVLTQLQCGDAARAGARAAARGESRADVTAAARSVAPGSARITVSLDGGLYRVRVAAGAPGPGVLDLEVTGEAVARAEAG, encoded by the coding sequence ATGCGCTGCTGGGACTGGTCGAGCGGGCGCTCGACGCGCAGCTCTGACCGCGGCTATGTCACGGCCGAGACGGCGATCGTCGCCCCTGCGCTCGTCCTCCTGCTCGGCGCGCTGCTGTGGGGGCTCGGGGCGGTGCTCACCCAGCTCCAGTGCGGCGACGCGGCCCGTGCCGGTGCCCGGGCCGCGGCGCGCGGGGAGTCCCGGGCCGATGTGACCGCGGCCGCGCGTTCCGTCGCTCCCGGGAGCGCCCGGATCACGGTGTCGCTGGACGGCGGGCTCTACCGGGTGCGCGTCGCGGCGGGCGCGCCGGGTCCCGGCGTTCTGGACCTGGAGGTCACGGGGGAGGCGGTGGCCCGTGCCGAAGCGGGATGA